The genomic interval CTGCCGGGGTGGATCAGGCGATTCTCCTGAACACGAAGGGTTTTGTGGCTGAGGGGGCGGTTAGCAATATTTTCATCTTTCGAGACAATACTTTAATCACGCCTCCCATGGATGCTGGTATCCTTCCCGGCATAACCAGGCGGTTGGTTTTGGAACTAGCAAAGGGGCTTCAGATACCGGTTCATGAGGGAAAGTTTCCACCCGATGCGTTGATGGGAGCCCAGGAATGCTTTCTGACCAATTCTTTGATGGAGATTCTACCCATTGTTCAGGTAGCCGATCAACCCATAGGAACTGGTCGTCCCGGACCGGTTACTCAGCTGCTCAGGCAAGCCTATCGAGAATTGGTTCGCATTGAGACCAAATACTAAAAATCTATAATTGATTTCAAAATGCTGTACAACAGAGGTGATAATAAATGGGTGTGAAGATTTTGCCCCGAGTCATCGCACTCGATTTGCGGAGCTCATTCAATCATTAGCCCAAGATCCACGACCTGTGAATTCTAAAAAGCTCACTACTCGAGAGGAATGGCGATTACGTTATGGGAATTATCGAATTTTATATACCATCGATGACGAGAATAAGACTATCACATTTTTTATTTCATTAGAGGAAATATTGATCATGTGTCAAATAACTAGACCAATCATTGTAGAAACGGATTTCAGAGCACAGTAAAAACAGGTCTTTAGACTCTTAAGGAAGGTAATAAATGGTTGTCGAAAAGGTGGAAGAGGAAGAGTTAGTGAGCAATGCCGCAGCAACGGTCAAGAATTATGTCGAGGTGATGAAACCAAAGGAAACCAGCCTTCTCGCCTCCATTGGTATCTGTGCTGCCGTGGTTGCTGGAAAGGGATTTCCTCCGTCCAACCTTCTTCTGATAACCGCCGTTGCTGTTACCCTGGGAAGCGCCGGTTGCAATGGTCTTACCAATTACCTTGATCGCGAAGTCGATGCCCTCATGAAGAGAACCCAACACCGCGCACTCCCCTCCAAAAGGATCGATCCACCCGAGAAAATGCTGCCTTATGCCATCGGTCTGTTGGCCATCGCCCTTGCCCTTGCCTGGTATTTACATCCTCTTTGTTTCCTATCCGGAGCCTTGGGTATCACAACGGCGGTGGTCGGTCGCAAGCGGTCCATAACCCACATTCTGGGAGGAATATCGGGTTCCGCGCCCGTCTTGGTGGGGTATACTGCCATAAGCCATAAACTCGATTTAACCATTGGACTTCTTTGTTTGCTCATTTTATCCTGGACTCCCATTCACGTCTGGAGTTTGATGACCGCCTATCGAGACGATTTCTTGCAAGCCGGTGTGGTGATGTTCCCCATCAATCGGGGAATCGAGACCACGATAAGAACTTTGTTGGCTTTATCCATCCTTCTTTACGCGACGACCATTGGTCTCTATTTTGTGGGGAAATTCTCCGTGCTTTATTTAATCATTGCCACTGTATTGGGAATCCTAAT from Actinomycetota bacterium carries:
- a CDS encoding protoheme IX farnesyltransferase, encoding MVVEKVEEEELVSNAAATVKNYVEVMKPKETSLLASIGICAAVVAGKGFPPSNLLLITAVAVTLGSAGCNGLTNYLDREVDALMKRTQHRALPSKRIDPPEKMLPYAIGLLAIALALAWYLHPLCFLSGALGITTAVVGRKRSITHILGGISGSAPVLVGYTAISHKLDLTIGLLCLLILSWTPIHVWSLMTAYRDDFLQAGVVMFPINRGIETTIRTLLALSILLYATTIGLYFVGKFSVLYLIIATVLGILMFLSNVYLSRRRGERDAWRVYKISAYPYLGLIFLGMCLDLWLQALL
- a CDS encoding type II toxin-antitoxin system RelE/ParE family toxin, which codes for MIINGCEDFAPSHRTRFAELIQSLAQDPRPVNSKKLTTREEWRLRYGNYRILYTIDDENKTITFFISLEEILIMCQITRPIIVETDFRAQ
- a CDS encoding aminotransferase class IV; this encodes GVTEGEIETAVQETIKANNLSDAYVRLTISRGEGETCPDPFTCPKSTLVIIARPFTSYPHELYEKGARAIIVSTRQNDLSPLARVKSMNFLNNILALMEAKAAGVDQAILLNTKGFVAEGAVSNIFIFRDNTLITPPMDAGILPGITRRLVLELAKGLQIPVHEGKFPPDALMGAQECFLTNSLMEILPIVQVADQPIGTGRPGPVTQLLRQAYRELVRIETKY